In Coffea eugenioides isolate CCC68of chromosome 4, Ceug_1.0, whole genome shotgun sequence, the genomic stretch TAGTGCTCGCTGCTTTAAATTTCTAATGCCGGATGAATGTTACAATTTGCTGCAGAAATTGAAGACCCGTGTCATTAATAAGGATGTCAATCCTGAGTGGAATGAAGATTTGACTCTTTCAGTCTCTGATCCAAATATTCCAGTCAAGCTGGTGAGTACTAGAATTTGTTTCTCTGAGCATCAAGAAGAAAATATTGCTGCTTCCTGCTTTTGTGTTACGGCATGTACGCACCTCTATAGTTCCAACTTTCCTAACTATTGTGGCTACAGTATTACTAGATGAATGAATGATAGGAAAACCTTCCAGTGGAAGAACAATTTTATCCCTCCATGTAAGAATGATTCAGATGATGCCTTTCATCTACATTCAGAGATGTGTATTGTCCTCTGCGGATTAGTCTGTGTTTTACAGTCTCTATTAGATTTTCTGCGAGCCTTTGATACCTAAGTGACTAAGTTGAATTCCTACTTTTGACCCTAAGATGCTCTTAACTCGGCATATGTTGAAGTGGAAGATTTACATTCCAGTTGACAGAATGCAAAACTAAACATACCAATTGTGGTTTGTCATCTTTGTATTGATAAAACCGATCGAAATCGGTATTTAACAGTCATCCTGATTACATGATTTCAGACTGTATATGATCATGACATGTTCAGCAAGGATGACAAAATGGGAGAAGCGGAATTTGACATCAAAGCATTTATAGAAGCTTTGAAGATGAAGCTAAATGGCCTCCCAAATGGCACCATAGTGTCTAGGGTGATCCCGCTGAGGACAAACTGCCTGTCTGAAGAGAGCTGTGTAATCTGGAAAGATGGCAAGATTACTCAAGATATGTGTCTGAGATTAAGAAATGTCGAATGTGGTGAAGTCGAAATCCAGCTTCAGTGGATTGATCTTCCCGGCAAAGGGTTATAGAACTTACGCATGCTTCAATTCGGTGCATCCACCATTCTCTGTGGATTATATGCCCGGTATCAGCTTGCTGCAGTATCAGTTTGGAGATGCGTTTGGTTTCCTGGCCGTGTTTGATATGTTAATCTCGTGGTCTGTCTACCTATCTGTACAAGAATTGTAGCTCAGTCACTGAaaaattttgttggtttttcttttcttttctacatttttttttttgcccttttgctGCTAGACTAGAGGCATCTGGTGATTGTAACTACTGGAATCTTTTGATGCCTTTGCACTTGATGCGGACATTGTCCTGAATCTGCGGATAATATATACTAATCTGGTCCACCGTGTTTAGACATAGTATTTTTTTGTAAGACAATTGGTCTTTGTCGCCAGCATCTTGGAGTAGTACCATTTGATGTGCATCTTACTCAATTACCTTTCGGCTCTTTGGTTTCCTAAGGAAATAAGTTGATCAATTTCCTTTTACTTGTATCAGAATTGTTGAAAGTCATAATAGTCTGATTGGATCCAAGGTCACATTGTGGACTCTACTCGTCCCATTTATATCGTAACATTGGACAaagcttttcttttgttctatgCGCTGCCAGGAGATCTTAAAGGCAGGAAAGCCCAGATCAAACCTGTCTTATGTACCCGGATCTGGGTTCTCATCTGATTTTCTGAGCTTGACAGAGAACCAAACCAAATTAGGAGCATGACTGGTTTGCGATTCAACCGGTCAAATTAGTCGGTTCGGTCTAGGTTTAAGAATTTGATTTGTGGTACATAACACAATAAAGTTGTTGTACATTCTATAAGGATATGATAGTTTATGCAGGGTGATACAACATGCTTAGCAATTAATTAATGGGAGATGGAAGTTAAATAGTTTCCTTAACTTAATAATTCTAGCCGTATCCAATGGTAATAGATAATCcgtgtatataaaattaatttttataaaaaggaaaaaatacaaCCGCACGTACTGTCAAGCCAAAGGACAAAAAATTTAGCCCTTCAAGGCTTCAAACTTCTTTActataagaattttttttgtttttaaaaaggCGGTCACAAAACCGTTCTTTGTTTAATGAAAGAGCACGAAATTCTGTGAGTAGAAATATCTTTTTAGAAATCAAAGGGGAACCAGAATTCAAAGGATGAGGGTGGCTGAAAAGATAGCTAAGAGACAAATTAGGACTTCAATTAATCAAATGCATGCACCCTTTTATACTCCTTGAAAACATAACCCTTTAATCTCATATCTATTGCAAATTGTGCAAATTAAACATGATGTTTGGATGTTTTGAACTCCAAGAGAGTTGTGACCACTGACACGCCAATCTTTGCTCCCTTCTTTCACTCACCATTTGCCACCCCCCCCATCATTCATTCCAACGCATGCTTCTCTGAGTTTTTATCACTTCTAGGACACAATTTTAGCATATCTTTGAATGTCACCTTTCCCCGATGTGCTTGCCTAGATTTTCTTATCTTGATCCGCCAATCAGGTTTTACCATCTTACATACATTTGTACCAAAACTAATCCAAACATTAACAGCAGAATAAAATAGTTTACCGATAAGATAATTGAATAATGTGTCGATATCTTTTACATGTCAAGAAGATTAAGAgcccgtttggattgctattttctgaaatttttataaaaataaaaaaatatgttgtagcgatttgatatgtGAGAGATAAAAAGATTATTCAGAAATGTGATCGcgaaaaaaagtaaaaagttttcagaataaaattgcaatccaaactaACTTCTCTAGTCTTCTAAGCTACTAAGAAAACTTAAATACTACATGCCATGACATCGAATAGCTTCGGTGAGCAACTAGCAATAACCCTCTTCGATTGCCAACCTTCACATTATATTTCAGCTAATCATTTTCCATGTACTACTATCGAATTGTAAC encodes the following:
- the LOC113768792 gene encoding protein C2-DOMAIN ABA-RELATED 4-like, which gives rise to MDNLLGLLRIRVKRGVNLAVRDVRTSDPYVVVKMGKQKLKTRVINKDVNPEWNEDLTLSVSDPNIPVKLTVYDHDMFSKDDKMGEAEFDIKAFIEALKMKLNGLPNGTIVSRVIPLRTNCLSEESCVIWKDGKITQDMCLRLRNVECGEVEIQLQWIDLPGKGL